The Tolypothrix sp. PCC 7712 region GCAATGATGCAGTCTAATCCCGACTTGAAGCAAAAGCGCGACCAGATGGAAGGCAAAAATTTGAGTATGGAGGAAGTGATTGAAATTGGGCAGTTAATTGAAAGTAATTTACAGCAACGCAAAGAAGCTGTAATTAAAACTTTCTTTGATGAACTCAAACCCTTGGCAGAAGAAGTTGTAGAAAGCGAACCGATGATGGAAGAAATGATCTACAACGCTGCTTTTCTCATTCCTTGGGATCAGGAAGCTTTATTTAGCCAACGTGTAGAAGCTATAGACAAAAAATTTGGCGATCGCTTACGTATTCGCTACAACAATTTTACTGCACCTTATACATTTGCTCAGATTTCTTAATTGGAGGTGATGATTATGCTTGGTAAAATTTTACTATTTCCAGTCATGGGGCCAATTAGTGGGCTGATGTGGATTGGAGAACAAATTCAAGAGCGTACTGATACAGAATTTGACGCGCAAGAGAATTTGCATAAACAATTACTCAGTCTGCAACTTTCTTTTGATATTGGCGAAATTTCTGAAGAGGACTTTGAGGAGCAAGAAGAAGAACTACTGCTGAAAATTCAAGCTTTGGAAGAAGAAAAAGCCCGTTTAGAAGCTGAATCAATAGAGGATGAAGAGGATGAAGTAGAACCAACTTACTTCATCGCTGAAGTTGAGGAAGATAAAGTACTTGCAGAGGCATTTCGAGGCAATAAAAAATATGAGGATAATGAAAATTTAGTATTATCTCCCTAAAATTATCAGCCAATTACTTTTATAGATAATTAAATTAAAAACCCGCATTTGCGGGTTAATAATTTAATGTTACTTGTTCTAATAGTAGCTAATTACTAAAAAATTTGAAACTTAATATTCAATTTCAAAAGCTTGGTAATTGTTAGCTTCAAAAAAGATATTAGGACGCTTAGGTAAATTAGGATGTCTATGGTCGGATTGGCGTAATTTATTAATATTTTGTTCTGTGTCGGCTATCTGGTCTTTTAGGGAATTCAAACGCTGTTTTAAAATAACTGTGCGCTGTTCTATAAAATGTAACTCCTGCTTAATTCTTTGCTGTTCTGTTACAAGTTTATAGAGTTCTAACTGGCTGGAAGCTTCAGATTTACTACGAGGCATAGTAGTTACTTTAGGTCTAATTGTGCCGCGATTACGAAGATTTTTCATTTAATTTTCCTGAACAATTGATTGTATTATAACCAAGAAAATCGGATTGTAAAGGATAAAAATATATTTAATATTTTTTAAAATTTGTGTCAGTATGGATGCACTAAAAACAAACATAATTCTCACTCATTTTGATTTGGTTGCCAGAATGGAATCATTAAATCTCTACACTTATGCTTTTTTTAATACTCCTGATATTCCCTTAAATTTACCAGAGGGTAATACTAGTCAGTTATTCTTAATTCATGGTTCTGGTATTTCTGCCGTTGTTGAGCCAGGAATATCTTTAGAATCAGTGCAAAATAATGATGAACAAGTTATCAAAATGGTTTTAGCTCACGATCGCATTATTCGTGAACTATTTCAACAAACCACAATTTTACCTTTGCGTTTTGGTACTTCTTTTGCTTCTCCAGCCACATTACTCAAGCATATAGAATCTCACGGTGCAGAGTATCGTGAGAAATTAGATTATATTCAAGGGAAAACTGAATATAATTTAAAACTTCTACCTCGGATTTTTCAAGAACCCGTAAAATCCTCTATCAGTGGAGGTAGAGATTATTTTTTAGCGAAAAAACAACATTTTGAAAATCAAAAAGCTTACATGATTGCACAGGCTGAAGAAAAATCCAGTCTGGTTAATCTCATCACCGATATTTATCAATCTGCTGTGATTGTTCAAGATAAAGGCGAAGAAATTCGGGTTTACTTTTTAGTTAACCATCAAGACAAACTTTCATTCTTAGAGCAGTTTTTAACTTGGCAAGAAGCTTGCCCCCGTTGGGATTTTTGCTTAGGAGAAGGATTACCTCCTTACCACTTTGTTTGACTATTATTTACCAGCTTTGCTATAAATTTCTAGGTTTATGATGAACCACTACGACTTACTTAATTTAGTCATGTTTAGCGGCAAAGGTGGGGTTGGTAAAACCACCATCTCTTGCAGTTTTGCGCGTTATTGGGCTAAGAAGTTTCCTCAAGAAAGAATTTTGTTACTTTCTACAGATCCAGCACATTCTTTAGGCGATGTCTTACTTGCAGAAGTAAACGACACAGCTTTACCCCTAGCCGATTTGCCTAATTTAAGCGTGCAAGCATTAGATGCCCAAAAGCTGCTGTTAGAATTTAAAGCAAAGTATAGCCGTTTTTTAGAATTACTAGTTGAACGAGGTAGTTTAGCAGATGGCGAAGACCTAGCACCAGTTTGGGATTTAAATTGGCCGGGTTTAAATGAACTGATGGGTTTGCTAGAAATTCAACGTCTGCTTTCAGAAAAGCAGGTGGATCGGGTAGTTCTCGATATGGCTCCTTCTGGGCATACATTAAATTTATTACGATTAAAAGATTTTTTAGATGTTATTTTAAATTCCTTTGAATTATTCCAAGAAAAACATCGAGTGATTACCAAAAGTTTTACGGGTAATTACACAGAAGATGATGTTGATCGCTTCTTGATTGACATGAAATTTCAATTAGCAGAAGGCAGACGATTACTGCAAGATGAGAAATTTACTGGCTGTTTAGTAGTCGCAGTTTCAGAACCGATGTGTTTGTTAGAAACTGAGCGCTTTTTAGCTAGTTTAAAAGATTTAGAAGTCCCCTATGCAGGATTATTTGTCAATCGCTGTTTGACAGATAATGAAGTAGAAACAGACCGTTATGCAGAACAGCAAAATTTGCTCACAAAATACTTACAGATAGCACCTGAAAAACCTGTATTCATCGTACCCCAACAACAAGCACCTCCCTTAGGTAGCAAGTTGTTAGATAGTTTAGCTGCCCAAATTCAAATCATTGACCATGTTGAAATTGCACCACCACCAATAATTCAATGGCCCAATAAAATCTTGCCGAGTTTTGGTGATTTTTTGGCTCAAGGATGTCAACTAATTATTGTGGGTGGTAAAGGAGGTGTAGGTAAAACCACAGTAGCAGCCGCTATAGGTTGGGCTTGCGCCCAGCATTATCCCCATAAAAAAATTCGAGTAATTTCCATAGATCCGGCTCATTCTTTAGGAGATGCTTTTGGGCAAACTTTGGGACATGAGCCTGTCATGCTAACTGCTAATTTGAGCGGACAAGAAGTTGATGAAACTAAAGTAATCGACAAATTCCGTTCAGATTATCTGTGGGAATTAGCAGATATGATTAGTGGGGAAGGCTCGCAAACAGATTCCACAGTGAATGTTGCTTACTTACCAGAAGCTTGGCGGCAGATTATGTCTCAAGCTTTACCTGGCATTGATGAGATATTATCTCTGGTCACTGTGATGGATCTATTAGATAGTAACCAAGCAGATTTAATTATTTTAGATACAGCACCAACAGGCCATCTCCTGCGCTTTTTAGAAATGCCATCGGCTTTAGGAGATTGGTTAACCTGGATATTTAAGCTGTGGATGAAATATCAAAATGTTTTGGGTCATGTAGATGTAATTGGGCGGTTGCGGGGTTTACGGCAACAAGTTGTACAGGCACAAAAGAAGTTAAAAAATCCCAAAGATACGCAATTTATTGGTGTAATTCAAGCAGAAGCGGCAATTATTGCTGAACATATTAGATTAACAGAATCTTTGAAAAAGATGGGAGTTAATCAACCTTATGTGGTGCAAAATCGCTACAATCCACAAGCGGAAATTGATGGCAGTTTGTTCCCCGAACAAACAATTATCCGCTTACCGAATTTACCACGTTCTGTAGAGCCGGTAGTGAGAGTTCAATGTGCAGCACATCTGTTATTTGAATTTGAAGAATTAATTGCCAATAACAGCTAAATGCCAGAAAAGCGGGATTTTTAAAGTTAACTATCTGAGGTATTTTATGAGTGAGTTATTTAAGGGATTTGAGCAATTCTTAGAGTTAGTGAAAACTCTAGAAGAAAAAGTGGAAAAGGGCGAGATTAAAACAGATGTGCAAATTAACTCTCGCCCAATGAGCAGTATTCCTCGTTATGGGAATGTGCCACGCCCCAATAATATGGCTAATGATGTTGGTACTAGTCGCTTCCGCACTCAACCTCCAGCTAATTCTGGTGGTGGTGCTAGCAATGGCGGTGGCGGTAATGGCGGAGGTTCTGAATCTGTGATTCCACCTGATGCACCTTCGGGTTATAGCCTCAAAGATGTGGGTGGATTGAGTGAAGTTCTCAAAGAACTGAAGGAACTGATTGCTATTCCCTTAAAACGTCCCGATTTATTAGCAAAGCTGGGGTTAGAACCTACAAGGGGTGTATTGTTAGTTGGGCCTCCTGGGACAGGTAAAACTCTCACCGCCCGCGCTTTAGCAGAAGAACTCGGCGTTAACTATATCGCCCTCGTTGGGCCAGAAGTCATCAGTAAATATTACGGTGAAGCCGAGCAAAGACTACGGGGAATTTTTGAGAAAGCTGCTAAAAATGCTCCCTGTATTATCTTTATTGATGAAATTGATAGTTTAGCTCCAGACCGCAGCGCTGTGGAAGGGGAAGTAGAAAAACGTTTAGTAGCCCAACTATTGAGTTTGATGGATGGTTTCTCTCAAAGCCAAGGTGTAATTGTCTTAGCGGCGACAAATCGCCCCGATCATCTTGACCCGGCTTTACGCCGCCCAGGAAGATTTGATCGGGAAGTTCAGTTCCGCATTCCCGACTGTAACGGGCGTAAAGAAATTCTACAAATTCTCACCCGCGCTATGCCCTTAGATGGGACAGTTGACCTGGATTTCATTGCTGAAAGAGCAGTGGGATTTGTGGGGGCTGATTTGAAAGCTGTTTGTCAAAAAGCTGCTTATACTGCGTTGCGCCGTCATGTTCCTTCGATTGAGGAAAAAGTTCCAGAAAATATGACTGTTAACCAGTCAGACTTTTTACAAGCCCTCAAAGAAATCAAACCTGCGGTACTGCGGAGTGTCGAAGTTGAAGTTCCTCATATAGCTTGGGAAGATATCGGTGGTTTGGAATCAATTAAACAAACCCTGCGCGAATCTGTGGAAGGGGCGTTACTGTATCCAGAACTGTATCTGCAAACCAAAGCCCTAGCACCCAAAGGCATATTATTGTGGGGGCCTCCGGGAACGGGTAAAACCTTACTAGCCAAAGCTGTGGCTTCCCAAGCTAGAGCCAACTTTATTGGTGTGAACGGCCCAGAATTACTGAGCCGTTGGGTGGGAGCCAGCGAACAAGCAGTACGGGAACTATTTGCCAAAGCCAGACAAGCAGACCCCTGCGTAGTCTTTATTGATGAAATTGATACCTTAGCCCCAGCCCGAGGCAGTTACAATGGTGATTCTGGAGTAAGCGATCGCGTAGTTGGTCAATTACTCACTGAATTAGATGGTTTACAAGTGGGAACTACTATCTTAGTAATTGGTGCCACCAATAGACCTGATGCTCTAGACCCAGCTTTATTACGTGCTGGACGCTTAGATTTACAAATGAAAGTAGATCTACCAGATCTCAGCAGCCGTCTGTCAATCTTGAAAGTTCATAGCCAAGGAAGACCTCTGCAAGATGTGGATTTGGAATATTGGGCAGAGATGACCAAAGGCTGGAATGGTGCAGACTTAACATTGCTGTGTAATCAAGCGGCTGTGGAAGCAATTCGCCGTTTCCGTTCCCAAGGGCAGACAGTACCCGCAGATATCAGAATCACTACTGATGATTTTAATTATGCTTATCAGGTGTTGACTGAGCAGCGGCCTGGTTAGGAAGGGGGAAGGGGGAATGGGGAATGGGGAATGGGGAAGGGGAGGGGTTGAAAAATCTTTTCCCTTTAACCTTTAACCTTTTCCCTTTTTCCCTATCAAAGGAAGAAACTCATTATTCTACAAACAAGATTTTTGATTAACTAGAAGACTCGCTTTTTCGGAAAAGTTCTGATTTTCTCTGTATTTATATTTAGTGAACTTGGTTTGCGGGTTCGATTTTATTCTTTGGTTATCGAATATCTTGTGGGGAATTTATGAGTTTAATCAAAAAGCTAACGGTGGGATTTTTAACTGTTGGCACATTAATGAATACAGTATTGCCTGCAATGGCTCGTCCGGCAACCTTGACGACTGACAGCAATTTGCGAACTAGTGCATCTTTAACAGCCTCTGTAGAAGAAGTCTTACCATTGGGCAGTAATGTAGAGGTTTTAAATATTACCTACGGAGATGATGGCGATTATTGGTACTATGTACAGCCAACAGTGGAAGGAACAGCAAACGGTTGGATACGAGGAGATTTAGTTAAGTTCCAGCCAAGCAAGAAGCGTTATGCAACTATAGCTGGGGAGCGTGGATATAAAATTAACGTGCGTTCTTCTCCTAACTTAAACAGCAAAGTGCTGCACAGTGGGCTGTCAGGTGATTTGGTGACAGTGGAGGATTCCTACCAAAATGCAGGTGAATATCGTTGGTATCGTGTCAAGTTCCCAAATAATGCGAGTGGTTGGGTCAGAGAAGACTTGCTATCGATATGGCCCCAAGGATGCATTATTACTTGTCCTGTACATTAGGCGATCGCATCCCATCACCAACCAACAACCAGCAACACTCACAACTACATAGTTCCCAATCCCCAATCCCCAATCCCCAGTCACCTGTTTAAGTTTTACGAAATGCCAATGACGAATCCTGAATCTATGAGTATTGATTGATCAATTACTACTCCTTTACTAAGGAGATACTATGTCATTGCAATCTGGATTAGATGCCTTTAACCAAGGACGTTATTCCGAAGCTGTTGAAATCTTGGAACAAGTCAGCCGGAATGCTGTAGACCAAAATTCTTCAGATTATCTTTCAGCACAAATGTGGCTGATGAAAGCCTATCAAGGCACAGGACAGATTGAAAAAGCATCAATCCTGTGTCAACGGCTAATGATGAGTGATAATCCTCAGGTGCGGAGTTGGGCTGAACAAGCACGTCAAACACTCCCGCAAGCACCAGTTACACAACCCAGAACTGTACCACCAGCCGGACGTGCGACGGCGGCTGGTGTGAAATTAGCAATGGGTGGTGTGGGTGGAAGTCTGGCTTTAGCTTCTGGTGTCACCATCACCTTGCTGTTTGGGATGGTGTTCGCTTTAGGCTTGAGCTTAGTATTTATTTTAGGTAGTGATAATCCAGTCCAAGGATTAGCGATCGCTATTACCATCACTTTAGTTTTTAATCTGGCTGCTTTTTTCCTGTCGCCTTATTTGATGGACTTAACCCAAAGTTGGCTTTATCAAACTCGCTGGGTAGAGTTGGCGGAAGTAGAAAGCCTCAGTCCAGAAACAGCAAGAGTGATTCAGCAAGTCTGTCAACAGAAGAACCTCAAAACCCCACGGCTGGGTATTATCGACGACCAAAACCCTACGGCTTTTACTTATGGCTCATTGCCTAATAGCGCCCGGTT contains the following coding sequences:
- a CDS encoding gas vesicle protein GvpG produces the protein MLGKILLFPVMGPISGLMWIGEQIQERTDTEFDAQENLHKQLLSLQLSFDIGEISEEDFEEQEEELLLKIQALEEEKARLEAESIEDEEDEVEPTYFIAEVEEDKVLAEAFRGNKKYEDNENLVLSP
- a CDS encoding GvpL/GvpF family gas vesicle protein, which translates into the protein MDALKTNIILTHFDLVARMESLNLYTYAFFNTPDIPLNLPEGNTSQLFLIHGSGISAVVEPGISLESVQNNDEQVIKMVLAHDRIIRELFQQTTILPLRFGTSFASPATLLKHIESHGAEYREKLDYIQGKTEYNLKLLPRIFQEPVKSSISGGRDYFLAKKQHFENQKAYMIAQAEEKSSLVNLITDIYQSAVIVQDKGEEIRVYFLVNHQDKLSFLEQFLTWQEACPRWDFCLGEGLPPYHFV
- a CDS encoding ArsA family ATPase, producing the protein MMNHYDLLNLVMFSGKGGVGKTTISCSFARYWAKKFPQERILLLSTDPAHSLGDVLLAEVNDTALPLADLPNLSVQALDAQKLLLEFKAKYSRFLELLVERGSLADGEDLAPVWDLNWPGLNELMGLLEIQRLLSEKQVDRVVLDMAPSGHTLNLLRLKDFLDVILNSFELFQEKHRVITKSFTGNYTEDDVDRFLIDMKFQLAEGRRLLQDEKFTGCLVVAVSEPMCLLETERFLASLKDLEVPYAGLFVNRCLTDNEVETDRYAEQQNLLTKYLQIAPEKPVFIVPQQQAPPLGSKLLDSLAAQIQIIDHVEIAPPPIIQWPNKILPSFGDFLAQGCQLIIVGGKGGVGKTTVAAAIGWACAQHYPHKKIRVISIDPAHSLGDAFGQTLGHEPVMLTANLSGQEVDETKVIDKFRSDYLWELADMISGEGSQTDSTVNVAYLPEAWRQIMSQALPGIDEILSLVTVMDLLDSNQADLIILDTAPTGHLLRFLEMPSALGDWLTWIFKLWMKYQNVLGHVDVIGRLRGLRQQVVQAQKKLKNPKDTQFIGVIQAEAAIIAEHIRLTESLKKMGVNQPYVVQNRYNPQAEIDGSLFPEQTIIRLPNLPRSVEPVVRVQCAAHLLFEFEELIANNS
- a CDS encoding AAA family ATPase — its product is MSELFKGFEQFLELVKTLEEKVEKGEIKTDVQINSRPMSSIPRYGNVPRPNNMANDVGTSRFRTQPPANSGGGASNGGGGNGGGSESVIPPDAPSGYSLKDVGGLSEVLKELKELIAIPLKRPDLLAKLGLEPTRGVLLVGPPGTGKTLTARALAEELGVNYIALVGPEVISKYYGEAEQRLRGIFEKAAKNAPCIIFIDEIDSLAPDRSAVEGEVEKRLVAQLLSLMDGFSQSQGVIVLAATNRPDHLDPALRRPGRFDREVQFRIPDCNGRKEILQILTRAMPLDGTVDLDFIAERAVGFVGADLKAVCQKAAYTALRRHVPSIEEKVPENMTVNQSDFLQALKEIKPAVLRSVEVEVPHIAWEDIGGLESIKQTLRESVEGALLYPELYLQTKALAPKGILLWGPPGTGKTLLAKAVASQARANFIGVNGPELLSRWVGASEQAVRELFAKARQADPCVVFIDEIDTLAPARGSYNGDSGVSDRVVGQLLTELDGLQVGTTILVIGATNRPDALDPALLRAGRLDLQMKVDLPDLSSRLSILKVHSQGRPLQDVDLEYWAEMTKGWNGADLTLLCNQAAVEAIRRFRSQGQTVPADIRITTDDFNYAYQVLTEQRPG
- a CDS encoding SH3 domain-containing protein; protein product: MSLIKKLTVGFLTVGTLMNTVLPAMARPATLTTDSNLRTSASLTASVEEVLPLGSNVEVLNITYGDDGDYWYYVQPTVEGTANGWIRGDLVKFQPSKKRYATIAGERGYKINVRSSPNLNSKVLHSGLSGDLVTVEDSYQNAGEYRWYRVKFPNNASGWVREDLLSIWPQGCIITCPVH